The following proteins are encoded in a genomic region of Deltaproteobacteria bacterium:
- a CDS encoding phosphotransferase, with product VQRYLKSIGLPVPQIKLFSFEDRWLILEDLGDIKFFDVVFDAGKEKILDAYKKAIDLLVVLQKKTTAHPGDKCIAFHRSYDATLFNWEFDHFVEYYFQRSAVSGQPSAKDKKIFKEETRKITEELCKLPQGFTHRDYQSRNLMAYKNIFYIIDFQDALLGPKVYDLVCLLRDSYVDVTPYLKTLVDYYCEKSEQDPKKIWRAFDLQTVQRKLKDTGRFVFIDRVKKNPNFLPFIPTSMSYVKQALERLPEYRALHELLNKLDKGEKR from the coding sequence ACGTCCAGCGTTATTTGAAATCGATCGGACTTCCTGTACCGCAGATCAAACTCTTCAGCTTCGAGGATCGATGGCTAATTCTGGAAGATTTGGGAGATATCAAATTTTTTGATGTTGTTTTCGATGCGGGCAAAGAAAAAATTCTCGACGCTTACAAAAAAGCCATCGATCTGTTGGTGGTACTACAGAAAAAAACAACCGCGCATCCCGGCGATAAATGCATCGCTTTCCACCGCTCTTACGACGCCACACTCTTCAATTGGGAGTTTGATCATTTTGTTGAATATTATTTTCAGCGGTCAGCGGTCAGCGGTCAGCCATCAGCTAAAGACAAAAAAATATTTAAAGAAGAGACGCGAAAAATCACGGAGGAACTTTGTAAACTACCACAGGGTTTCACGCATCGCGATTATCAGAGCCGAAATTTGATGGCTTATAAAAATATATTTTACATTATCGATTTTCAGGATGCACTGTTGGGACCCAAAGTTTACGACTTGGTCTGTCTCCTCAGAGATTCCTACGTGGATGTAACTCCTTATTTAAAAACCCTCGTCGATTATTACTGCGAAAAATCCGAACAAGACCCGAAAAAAATCTGGAGGGCCTTTGATTTACAAACGGTTCAGCGAAAACTCAAAGACACAGGACGGTTTGTTTTTATCGACCGCGTCAAAAAGAATCCAAACTTTCTCCCCTTCATCCCCACCTCGATGAGTTATGTAAAACAGGCGCTGGAGAGATTGCCGGAGTATCGCGCGCTCCATGAATTGTTGAACAAGTTGGACAAGGGGGAAAAACGATGA
- a CDS encoding NDP-sugar synthase, producing the protein MKIKKAMLFAAGLGERMRPLTNGHPKPLLPLGDRPIIDYSLFYLKRFGVEEVMINIFYHGDKIEQQCGSGEKYGLKLHYSQETELLGTGGGLKKVESFFKEEEAFFTLNSDTLIICDLQDLSLFHEEQKSVATLVVAPWQEGYTRLQVTNNQFLNVGAGDYLFTGLTVLTPSIFNELELKRSNLITDGVMHLMQKTKTIAGFVHEGYWRDIGTKESYQKAQEEWAATHHNRLG; encoded by the coding sequence ATGAAAATCAAAAAGGCCATGTTGTTTGCGGCGGGGTTGGGGGAGAGGATGCGACCGTTGACGAATGGTCATCCCAAACCTCTCCTTCCATTGGGAGACCGCCCTATTATTGATTACTCGCTTTTCTATCTGAAACGCTTTGGAGTGGAAGAGGTGATGATTAATATTTTCTATCACGGGGACAAAATTGAACAGCAGTGCGGGTCCGGCGAAAAATATGGGCTTAAACTCCACTATTCCCAAGAAACCGAATTGCTTGGTACCGGCGGCGGATTAAAAAAAGTGGAAAGTTTTTTTAAAGAAGAAGAGGCCTTTTTCACATTGAATAGCGACACTTTGATTATTTGCGATTTGCAAGACCTGTCCCTGTTTCATGAAGAACAAAAATCTGTGGCAACGCTGGTCGTCGCCCCATGGCAAGAGGGCTACACCCGTCTGCAAGTGACCAACAATCAGTTTTTGAACGTGGGAGCGGGAGATTATCTTTTCACGGGACTCACGGTTTTAACTCCGTCCATCTTCAACGAGCTGGAATTAAAACGCTCCAATCTGATTACCGATGGCGTGATGCACCTCATGCAAAAAACAAAAACCATCGCAGGATTTGTTCATGAAGGATATTGGCGGGACATCGGCACGAAAGAAAGTTACCAAAAAGCCCAAGAAGAATGGGCGGCCACGCATCACAACCGGTTGGGATAA